The stretch of DNA CGGTGTCCAATTTAAATCGGATTTGGTGTCCAGTTTAATCCGGAATTACTGTCCAGTTTGCTCCGGAATATGCAATGTGGCCCGTTACAGATTTGAAGACATTATTGGGGAAAGTAAAGCCATTAAAAATAGCATAGAAATAGCAAAGCGTTATGCAGATTTTGATTCTACGGTACTCGTATTGGGCGAGACCGGGACTGGAAAAGAAATGTTTGCTCAGAGCATTCATAATAAAAGCAAAAGGGCTCAGGGGCCTTTTGTGGCTGTAAACTGTGCATCTATTTCAGAAAGTTTACTGGAAAGTGAATTATTTGGATACGTAGAAGGTGCTTTTACCGGTGCTTCAAGGAGCGGGAAAGCCGGATTGTTTGAAATGGCCCACAAAGGGACCATTTTCCTGGATGAAATCTCAGAATTGCCCATTTCTATCCAGGCAAAACTTTTGAGGGTAATTCAGGAGAAAGCCGTTATGAGGCTCGGGGATGACCGGGTCATTCCTGTTGATGTAAGAATTATTGCGGCGAGCAATAAAAATCTCTATGAAATGGTAAAAAGAAATAAGTTCCGTGAAGACCTGTATTATAGATTAAATGTCCTTACTTTAACAATACCTTCTTTAAGGGAAAGGTCAGAGGATATAATTTTTCTGTTTGAATATTTTTTAGATTTGTATTCATTAAAGTTTAATATTGAAAAACCTATAATAGACAAAAAATGTTTAAGCATAATCCAAAATTACGATTGGCCGGGGAACGTCCGGGAAATGGAAAATTTTATTAAAAGACTGTTAGCGGCTTTTGGATCGCAATATGTGGATACTGAAAAAATTTTGGCTCTTCTTAATTTAGAAAAGAATGATTCAGTGCGTTTATCATCTTTAAGAAACAAGAAAAAACCTGCAAAAACGTTAAGTGACGAACAAATTCTTAAAGCGTTAAGAGAAAGTGATTTTAATAAGACACAAGCTGCAAAACAACTGGGTATAAGCAGGACGACGCTCTGGAGAATTTTAAGAAAAAAGGAAAATTTATTGCTTAAACGAGATCTCTGAAAAATCCGGTAACCGTTGAGGCTCTAGGCTTGTCGGGGAACAGCTGATTTTGACTAATCAGTGTTACTAGATCGTCCTTTTCCTTCAACGCCTTGATCAATATCATCTTTCGGGTCATTTCCATTTCTAATCGAACGCATTTAGGCACATAAAGGTCATCGGCATTTCATATCCACATCGCCTTCCTTATACCAAGGCCGGCTTTCGAATACCTCCGGTCTGACATAAACGCGTTTACAAGTCTCTAACTTATTAAGTCACAACCATCCATCAACGCCCTTCGCCTCGCAGATAACCAACATCCCTATTCATGGTGGAATAATTAAAAGTGTCGAACATGAGTGGAACATGAAACGCTATTTGAAACAATGAAACGTTTCAATAAAAAAATGAAACACTTTCGGTGAAAATTGAAAGGTTTGGTGGTATAAGCAAACTATTGGGAAAAAGATGTGAAGCAGACCTGGCATTATAACTGCATTATGTTAAATTAAAAAGTTTAAAATTAAGGGGGAGGATTGGTTAATGAAATTATTTAGAAAGCCAGGCGCTTCATGGTTAGTTGTTTTTGTAGTTGCAGTGTTAATTTTGAGTGTGGCGGGCTGTTCTTCAACAGGTGGCGACAACAAGGCGGCTAATGAAACTCAAAAAGAAACTGCTGACACTACAGCAAAAACAGCAAAGTATCCTGAGAAGCCGATAAATTATATCGTAGCATTTAACCCGGGTGGTGAATCGGATATAACAGCCAGAGCTCAGCAAAAACCACTGGAAAAGATTTTAGGTGTTGATATAGTTATATCATACAAAATCGGTGGTGGAGGCGCCGTCGGATGGCAGGAATTAGTAAACAGCAAGCCTGATGGTTATACCGTTGCAGGTTTTAACCTGCCACACATTATCTTGCAACCAATGGTAAGGGAAGATGCAGGATACAAAACCGAACAAATTACCCCGATTTATATTTTTGAAGCCACTCCCAATATTCTGGCAGTGCGCAAGGATAGTGAATTTAAGACCTTAGAAGATTTTGTAAAATATGCTAAAGAAAATCCGGGAGCTATTACTATTGGTGGTAGCGGTAGTTACAGTGCCAATCATCTTGGGACTTTAGAGTTTAATCAGATAGCGGGGATAGAAACTACTTATATACCTTTCAGTGGTTCCGGGGAAGCTGTTCCAGCTTTGTTGGGCGGCCATGTAACTGCTTTAATGACCTACACCACTATGGGTATTAAACACAGTGATGAAATGAGGGTTCTGGCGGTTGCTGCCGAAGAAAGAGTTCCTGCTCTACCTGATGTACCGACATTTAAAGAACTTGGTTATGACTATGTTGAAGGCGCCTATCGCGGTATGGCAGGTCCCCCAGGTTTGCCCGAGGATATAATTAAAATTCTGGCCGAAGCCAATCGAAAAGTTAATCAAAATAGTGCTTTTAGAGAAAAGTTGGAAGGTATGGGTTTCAAATTGGTAGATTTGGGACCTGAGGAATCTAAAAAATTGATTGCTGAAAAAACCGAGTATTACAGAAAGATATTAAAAGAATTGGGTTTAATAAAATGATAAAATAGGTACCCACCTTAAGTGGGTACCTAAATTTTGATAGTTTCCACTTAATAATTCACCGAAGCCATTTGTGTATCTTCTAGTGTATTTTCTAGGGGGAGGGGAAATGGTGGAAAATACTATTTTAGAAGCATTAATAGCACTGTTTACTTTCAAAAATTTGCTTTTTATGTTATTTGGGGTCACGGCCGGGATGATGGCTGGTGCCTTGCCCGGTCTAACAGCTACTATGGCTGTAGCCTTAATTGTTCCTTTTACATTTACTATGGATCCTATTACAGGATTAGCCACCTTAGGAGCTATTTATTGTGGAGCCATTTTTGGAGGAGCTTTTTCTGCTATCCTGGTTAATACACCCGGTACTCCTTCTTCCATTGGGACGACTTTCGACGGTTATCCGATGACCAAGCAGGGTCGGGGTGAAGAAGCTATTTTTACTGCTACCTTCGCTTCGGCTGGTGGGGGATTGGTAGGTACCCTGATCCTGGTTTTTCTATCGATCCCTTTAGCAAAAGTTTCTCTTAAATTCGGACCGCCTGAATATTTCTGGATTAGTATCTTTGGATTAACAATTATAGCGAGTCTGGCTTCTAAATCGTTGTTGAAAGGACTGGCCGGAGGTATTTTCGGGCTGTTGTTGAGTATGATCGGAATTGCTCCTGTAGGGGGAGATGTAAGGTTTACTTTGGGCATTCCTGCCTTCCAGGGTGGTGTTGAACTGCTATCTATACTAATCGGGTTCTTTTGTATACCTGAAATGTTAAAGATAGCAGGCAACCTCAAAAAACAGCGTTCGAAGGCGACGGTGGAAGTTAAAAAGCAATCCGGTGTAATAAAGAAGGCATTTTTAAATGTTTTCCAAAAACCCTTTAACTTCGTTAGATCTTCGCTTATCGGGGCGTTTATCGGTGTTTTACCAGGTGCAGGCGGCAATATTGCTAATTTGGTAGCTTATAACGAAGCTCAACGCGCATCCAAGAATCCCGAAAGTTTCGGTACTGGAAACCCAGAGGGAGTAGTGGCTACAGAAGCAGCAAACAATGCTACTGTCGGGGGCGGCTTGGTTCCACTGCTTACCTTGGGGATTCCTGGCGCGCCACCGGATGCAGTCATATACGGAGCTTTAATGCTACAGGGACTTAAACCTGGTCCTGAATTGTTTACTGCCAATGCAAAAATAACTTATGCTTTTATGCTTTCCCTGTTTATAGCCAATCTGATGATGCTCGTTGTTGGAATAATTGGTGGTAAATCGATCTATCAAGCTGTTACCAAGGTCCCAGAAAAAATCCTGGTGCCATCAATAATATTTCTGACGATTTTAGGTTCCTATGCTATTCGAAATAATATTATGGATGTAATTGTGATGCTGATTGGTGGGTTTATCGGGTATGTATTGAAAGAATTGGATTTTCATCCGGGACCAATTGTTTTGGGTCTGATTTTGGGTCCTATTGCGGAAAAAGGATTTGTACAAGGTTATTTAATGGGGCAGGCTTCAAACGCTCCGTTGTTGATCTTCTTCACGAGACCAATTTCCATAATTTTAATTGCCATAACTATATTGTCTGCCCTCTGGCCAGTTATTAGAGAGCGTAAAAAGAAACAGGAGAAAGGAGTGGTAGCTAACTGATGAAACACAAAAACACAGATTTAATCGGTGGGTTAATAATGATAATTGTCTCACTTGGTTTCCTGGTGCAGATGGGCAACTTCACAGTATACGGCAAAATGTTTCCTCGTGCCATTATTCTGCTCCTGTTCCTGGCCGGTGTAGGATTACTAATAAAGGCCAAAGTTAATCCCGCTTACTCTGAGCTGTTTATGGAAGAAGATAAACTTAAAATGATAGTCGTCGGCATCATATCCCTTGGCTGGGTGTTGTTGTTGAAGAAAATAGGATTTGTCATAACCAGTTTCGCAGCCCTTGGGGTGTTAATATGGATCCTGCACGAAAAGAGGAACTGGAAAAATTTTTGTATATCCTTTTTAATTGCTGCTGGAGAAGTAGCTGTATTTTACTTGATTTTTGCTAAATTGTTATTGGTCCCCCTTCCTTCCGGTTTGTTATTTTAAATTCAATGAGTAGTTAAGTAGGGAGTGAATCAAGTGCCGGTTGTAGAGCTGAAATACGGGTCTTCATATGTAGAAGTCAATATTCCAGAATCTAGTTTGTATGCCGTTTTAAATCCCGAGGATCTGCCCGGGGCAAAAGATCCCCTGCAGAAAGTAAAAGATGCCATTAAAAATCCCATTGGCAGCATCCCTTTAAAGGAGATGGCCGGAGGAAAAAAGAATATCGCCATCCTGGCTAGCGATATATCTAGACCTTCACCTTCGCATGTTCTGGTTCCTCCTATAATAGAAGAACTGAGAGGAGCAGGAGTGAGTTATGATGATATTACTGTTGTATTCGGGCTCGGATATCACAGGAAACATACCGAAGAGGAAAAGAAAAAATTAGTAGGAGAAGAGGTTTACAGTAGGGTTAAGTGCATTGACCACGATATAAATGATTGCGTTTTTATGGGAACAACTACAAGAGGCACTCCTGTAGAAGTTTTCAGGCCTGTTGCCGAGGCGGATCTGGTAATAGCCACCGGAAACCTGGAGTTTCACTATAAAGCCGGCTACAGCGGCGGTGACAAAGCTCTTTTACCGGGAGTGTGTAGTAAAAGGAGCATAGAGGCAAATCATATTATGATGATAAGACCGGGGACAATGCCGGGTAAAGCTGACGGCAATCCCATGAGGGAGGATATAGAAGAAGCGGGGCGTATTGCCAATGTCAAGTTTATAGTAAACGCTGTATTAAACAGCCGCAAAGAAATAGTGGAGGTTGTAGCCGGCGATCCTATTAAAGCTCATCGGGAAGGTACAAAATACATTGACAGGATGTATAAAAGAAATATAAAGGAAAAAGTTGACATAGTGGTTGCCTCCTGCGGTGGGTTTCCCAAGGATATAAACCTTTACCAGGCTCAAAAAGGCCTTGAAAACGCCAGCTATGCAGTAAAAGATGGTGGAAGTATAATCCTGCTAGCGGAATGCCGGGAGGGGCTGGGGGAGACTACTTTTAAAGAATGGATGCTGAAGGCCAGGTCTCCTCATGACCCGGTTCAATGGATCCAAAAGGAGTTTAAGCTGGGAGCCCACAAAGCCGCGGTAATTTGTATGGTCCTCGAAAGGGTCAAGGTCTATCTGGTATCGAGTTTAGACAGGAATCTAGTAAAGGATATATTCCTTATTCCCGTTGAAGCGGCCCAAGATGCCCTAAATATGGCATTGAAAGAATATGGAGAAAATGCAAAAGTGTTGGTTTTGCCTTATGCGAATTCTACTCTTCCATATGTAGAGGCGATGATATGATTAGAGGAGGAATTCGTTATGCATGCATTAGAAAAGATTTTGGCGAGAGCTTCGGGAAAGAATAGGGTAAAGGCGGGTGAAATTGTTAATTGCAAAGTAGACCTGGCCGAGGTAAATGATCTTTATCTGCAGGTAATAGAATCCTTTGAAGAAATGGGGGGTAAAAAGGTCTGGGACCCGGAAAAAGTAGTATTCGTTTTTGACCACTACGCCCCGGCCCCGACAATAAAATCGGCTGCCAACCATAAGGTTATGAGGGAGTTTGTCTGGAAACACGGCATTAAACACCTTTTTGACATAAACGCAGGGGTCTGTCACCAAGTTATGCCTGAGGCGGGCCTGGTATTCCCAGGGATGATACTAGTTGCTACTGATTCACATACCACAACCCACGGGGCCTTTGGAGCCTTTGGCACCGGAGTGGGAGCCACCGATTTGGCATGTATTCTTATATCCGGCGAGCTATGGTTCCGGGTACCCGAGGTTATAAAAATAGAGATAAATGGCACGTTGTTGCCCGGAGTTCTCCCTAAAGACGTAATACTCCACATACTTGGTCGGTTAGGTACCGATGTGGCGGTTTACAAGGCCATTGAATTTACCGGTGAGACCGTTGAAAAATTTGATATAGCAGGCAGGATGGTAGTCTGCAATATGGCGGTTGAGATGGGGGCTAAGACTTCTTACATTCAGCCGGATGAAAAGACTTTAACCTATCTAAAGTCGAGAGGGGTAGATATAGATAAAATAGAAATATTACAGACAGACCCTGATTACGAATACAGCGCCATATACACTTTCGATGTTTCCGAGCTTCAACCCCAGGTAGCCATTCCTCACAGTGTTGACAATGTGGTTCCCGTAGATGCAGTAAAGGGCACTAAAGTCGATCAGGTATTTATTGGTTCCTGTACCGGGGGCAGGCTTGAAGATATCGAATGGGCCTATAAAATCTTGAAAGGGAAAACAATAAATGACAGAACGAGACTGGTAATAATTCCAGCTTCTAGGAATGTGTTTCTTGAAGCCATAAAGCGGGGGTATGTGGAAGTCCTGGTTGAGTCAGGGGCAACATTTAGCACTCCCGGGTGCGGGCCGTGCCTTGGAGCTCACCAGGGGGTGATTGCTGATGGAGAGGTGTGTGTCACTGCTACTAACAGGAATTTCCCCGGCCGGATGGGCAGCACTGATGCTCAAATATACCTGACATCACCGGCTACTGCAGCGGCTTGTGCTTTGGCGGGGAAAATCGTAGATCCTCGTGAATATATGGAGGAGGTTTAACAAATGCAGTTTAAAATATCGGGTAAAGCTTATATTTTTGGCGATGACCTCGATACAGATCAAATTTACCCCGGAAGGTACCTGGAACTTACCGCCAAGTCTGATATTGCATCTCACTGCATGGAAGGCGTAAGACCTGGTTTTGCCAGGGAAATACAAGAGGGTGATATAATAGTAGCGGGAAGGAACTTCGGATGCGGTTCCTCTCGAGAGCACGCTGCTATAGCGTTAAAAGAAGCTGGTGTAGGTGCAGTGGTAGCGGAATCCTTTGCCAGGATATTTTTCAGGAATGCAATTAACCTTGGTCTACCCTTAATAACATGCAGGGGGATTTCAAACAGGGTAAAGGAAGGTGATGTGCTGGAAATAGATTTATCAACGGGGGAGATAAAAAACAAGACCACCGGGGAAAGTTTTCGGGGAGAAGGTCTTTCTGAATTTATATTGAGGATTCTAGAAAATGGTGGGATAAAACCTTTGTTTAAAGCTGGATATTATTCTCGTTTTTCATGATAACCAGCACGGAAATGCCGTAAGTGGTCCTTGCGGGGGTATTAATACACTAATAATAGCTAGAAAAATTGGAAGGTATAAGAGTGGTTAATAATGGGTCTGGAGGTGCCTGGAGTAGCAACAGCAAAACTGCTGCTAAAAGTGGGAGCGGGCGATTGTGATAGTGTGATATAACGGGAATCATCTATAAAGGT from Calderihabitans maritimus encodes:
- a CDS encoding tripartite tricarboxylate transporter permease, giving the protein MVENTILEALIALFTFKNLLFMLFGVTAGMMAGALPGLTATMAVALIVPFTFTMDPITGLATLGAIYCGAIFGGAFSAILVNTPGTPSSIGTTFDGYPMTKQGRGEEAIFTATFASAGGGLVGTLILVFLSIPLAKVSLKFGPPEYFWISIFGLTIIASLASKSLLKGLAGGIFGLLLSMIGIAPVGGDVRFTLGIPAFQGGVELLSILIGFFCIPEMLKIAGNLKKQRSKATVEVKKQSGVIKKAFLNVFQKPFNFVRSSLIGAFIGVLPGAGGNIANLVAYNEAQRASKNPESFGTGNPEGVVATEAANNATVGGGLVPLLTLGIPGAPPDAVIYGALMLQGLKPGPELFTANAKITYAFMLSLFIANLMMLVVGIIGGKSIYQAVTKVPEKILVPSIIFLTILGSYAIRNNIMDVIVMLIGGFIGYVLKELDFHPGPIVLGLILGPIAEKGFVQGYLMGQASNAPLLIFFTRPISIILIAITILSALWPVIRERKKKQEKGVVAN
- a CDS encoding tripartite tricarboxylate transporter TctB family protein, which produces MKHKNTDLIGGLIMIIVSLGFLVQMGNFTVYGKMFPRAIILLLFLAGVGLLIKAKVNPAYSELFMEEDKLKMIVVGIISLGWVLLLKKIGFVITSFAALGVLIWILHEKRNWKNFCISFLIAAGEVAVFYLIFAKLLLVPLPSGLLF
- the larA gene encoding nickel-dependent lactate racemase produces the protein MPVVELKYGSSYVEVNIPESSLYAVLNPEDLPGAKDPLQKVKDAIKNPIGSIPLKEMAGGKKNIAILASDISRPSPSHVLVPPIIEELRGAGVSYDDITVVFGLGYHRKHTEEEKKKLVGEEVYSRVKCIDHDINDCVFMGTTTRGTPVEVFRPVAEADLVIATGNLEFHYKAGYSGGDKALLPGVCSKRSIEANHIMMIRPGTMPGKADGNPMREDIEEAGRIANVKFIVNAVLNSRKEIVEVVAGDPIKAHREGTKYIDRMYKRNIKEKVDIVVASCGGFPKDINLYQAQKGLENASYAVKDGGSIILLAECREGLGETTFKEWMLKARSPHDPVQWIQKEFKLGAHKAAVICMVLERVKVYLVSSLDRNLVKDIFLIPVEAAQDALNMALKEYGENAKVLVLPYANSTLPYVEAMI
- a CDS encoding sigma-54 interaction domain-containing protein, producing GVQFKSDLVSSLIRNYCPVCSGICNVARYRFEDIIGESKAIKNSIEIAKRYADFDSTVLVLGETGTGKEMFAQSIHNKSKRAQGPFVAVNCASISESLLESELFGYVEGAFTGASRSGKAGLFEMAHKGTIFLDEISELPISIQAKLLRVIQEKAVMRLGDDRVIPVDVRIIAASNKNLYEMVKRNKFREDLYYRLNVLTLTIPSLRERSEDIIFLFEYFLDLYSLKFNIEKPIIDKKCLSIIQNYDWPGNVREMENFIKRLLAAFGSQYVDTEKILALLNLEKNDSVRLSSLRNKKKPAKTLSDEQILKALRESDFNKTQAAKQLGISRTTLWRILRKKENLLLKRDL
- a CDS encoding 3-isopropylmalate dehydratase small subunit; protein product: MQFKISGKAYIFGDDLDTDQIYPGRYLELTAKSDIASHCMEGVRPGFAREIQEGDIIVAGRNFGCGSSREHAAIALKEAGVGAVVAESFARIFFRNAINLGLPLITCRGISNRVKEGDVLEIDLSTGEIKNKTTGESFRGEGLSEFILRILENGGIKPLFKAGYYSRFS
- a CDS encoding 3-isopropylmalate dehydratase large subunit, with product MHALEKILARASGKNRVKAGEIVNCKVDLAEVNDLYLQVIESFEEMGGKKVWDPEKVVFVFDHYAPAPTIKSAANHKVMREFVWKHGIKHLFDINAGVCHQVMPEAGLVFPGMILVATDSHTTTHGAFGAFGTGVGATDLACILISGELWFRVPEVIKIEINGTLLPGVLPKDVILHILGRLGTDVAVYKAIEFTGETVEKFDIAGRMVVCNMAVEMGAKTSYIQPDEKTLTYLKSRGVDIDKIEILQTDPDYEYSAIYTFDVSELQPQVAIPHSVDNVVPVDAVKGTKVDQVFIGSCTGGRLEDIEWAYKILKGKTINDRTRLVIIPASRNVFLEAIKRGYVEVLVESGATFSTPGCGPCLGAHQGVIADGEVCVTATNRNFPGRMGSTDAQIYLTSPATAAACALAGKIVDPREYMEEV
- a CDS encoding tripartite tricarboxylate transporter substrate binding protein; this translates as MKLFRKPGASWLVVFVVAVLILSVAGCSSTGGDNKAANETQKETADTTAKTAKYPEKPINYIVAFNPGGESDITARAQQKPLEKILGVDIVISYKIGGGGAVGWQELVNSKPDGYTVAGFNLPHIILQPMVREDAGYKTEQITPIYIFEATPNILAVRKDSEFKTLEDFVKYAKENPGAITIGGSGSYSANHLGTLEFNQIAGIETTYIPFSGSGEAVPALLGGHVTALMTYTTMGIKHSDEMRVLAVAAEERVPALPDVPTFKELGYDYVEGAYRGMAGPPGLPEDIIKILAEANRKVNQNSAFREKLEGMGFKLVDLGPEESKKLIAEKTEYYRKILKELGLIK